The segment AACTGATGACCGAGTATTTACAGTACAACTTTTGGTATGCGCTTCTTACGAATGGTTTATTGCAATTTTTTTGATGCATTTTTAACCAAAAATCGTACCATGCTCACCCCTGCTGTTCATGACTACAACAAAATTCTGTCAAATTTTTACAGTTTACTAAAACATAAAATGTGATTATTTTTTTGATAAATTGGGTTTTTGCTTAAAGTCCATTtcttaaagattttttttttcatttttatttatttattttttaaatataaagatcttataatatattacacAACATGAAAATGTAATGTAATTTTAATGATCATATTTTGAAAACGTGCACTAGCTAGCATCCAAAAACTGGAAAAATGTGTGTTTAATTTTGAGTCTCCATAAACTGAAAAATGTGTGTTTTGAGCAACTAAAAACTGGATTTGCTCAGTCAATCTCGGGAATTCTTTGCAAAAAGAAATCTCTCAATCCAATACCGAAGTTAAAAAGGTaaccaaaaaagaaaaagaaatctcAATCaaatactttattttaaaaggtaaagAAAAACACAAGCTGCAAGAGGAAAAAAAAAGAATTGGCCCCATAAATTGCAAATGAAACCTTTAATCGATTGCTATTAGCCAAGCTTTCTGAATAAATCCTTATTTATTCAGATCTTGCAATTAATCAAGTATAGATCCCAAACTCACCTCTTACAAAATAGGCACATATCAACCCTTTCACAAAATAAATATATGGATATTGGATACATACTATAGTGGCTATTGTTCATCCTATCAAACTTAACTGATTTTCTCACTACTAATTTCTGCCAAACACcaaaatcaaaatagaaaaaaaaaacaaattacttACAAtcataaatgtatatatataccATCGATTTCCATCCCATCACGAGCCGTAATCGGAAAACCCAAATATAACCTTTTACCAACTCGTAACTTTTGTAAAAAAAAAGAATTCATGAATGGAGGTCGTAGCAATCTTTTCCAACATGATcttgaaatacatttctttaacttttttttttgtcaattcgCATATGGATCAACCCAACATTTGTCATTTTCAACCGCTTTATCCCATCTACGCCAAAAGACCCGCATTTCGTTATACGATTGCCTCCTCACCTGTAACAAAGACGATGACGAGAAATGTCAAAAAAGTCCTTATTTTTAAGGTGCCTCATTTGTTATGCACAACAAGACAAAAAATAGCTGGGATTGAGACTGATGCCAATGGGACCCAAAGGGCGGGGCAGAGAACTGTTATCGATCCTCGTATTTGTAAAATACATAAATGTCCTCATCAGAATCATCataatgattaaaaaaaaatagcGATAGCAAGGTCCAATATAACAAATGATGCCTTAAGGTACAAAAGAAGCATAAAGCAATGTTTCAGCTAAAAAGGCTTAAGAGCACTTCCAAGAGGTTAACATACCTCAGATCTTTCATCGCTAGCAGGGAGATCACTACTGTTCGACTGAAATTAAGAAACACAAACATTATGaataaaaaaacatacaaaagaaAGTGATAAAGAGTTGAGGTCTAAGACTTATACCGGAAGGAGAATATTGTGTGTATCTAATGTTGAATTCTTTGTAGTTACATGATTAGTTATTGACATTTTGCTCGCCTagttaaatgaaaaataaagaatattagaAACCACGGAACAACATAAATTATATATCCCGTCCACCTTTTGATGTATAACAGTCTCAGTAAGTATCAAATAAGTATCAGTATCAGTATCAGTACTAGCAGAGTGTCAGAAACGATACTTACATGGTTTGAACCACCAAGAGAAGGGACACCCAAATGAACTATGTATTCAGCATCAACCACACCAACCTTTTGCTTGCGGTCACCCTGTAAGAACATGCTTTTAATTTTAGTCAGAAACAACAGAAATAGAGCTATAAATGGATGAATTTTATTTAGGCATAGACTTGTGATTTGCCTGAGCACAATAGCCTAGCTGAAAGTCTATTCCCCATCCATGAATCAAATCATTCTGAATCAGATACCATGAGCATCTCCATGCAGCTTTTGAGAATACAGGAGCCATCATTTCTACCCATCTGCAATATGAAAAACACCGTAAATACAAGAATCCTTTGTTTTCTGTATGCGTTAAATTGTTGCGAGTTAAAACATTACCCCAAGCATGGTGGACCTGTGCTGTTGCCATAACACCTTCCACCTCCTCTAAACTTATAATACCTCCTGTTGACATCATAACTAAAGTCAGTGTTTAATCTTTTTGCATCTTCACAAAAATGATACTAGACTGTTTATGCTGAAGGGTTATTCTTCTACAAAGAGTCCAGTCTACAATGGAAAATGATATTTTGTTTACATCAATACCTGTGAACTTTTGAGTTTCTTCTACGCACCGTAATTTGGTGATGAATCTCTGATTTTGAAGGATCAAGTGCTGGCTGTGATATATCGAGTTTTTCCTCTTTAACGATTGATATATACCTACACATGAATTCATTAAAGTTTTCATCCAATACATGATCGTGTTTATAAGGATGAGCCTTGTAGCAACTCATAATCAACTCATAAAGTTACATTTTTGTGACTCAAGGCTCATgatctt is part of the Lactuca sativa cultivar Salinas chromosome 7, Lsat_Salinas_v11, whole genome shotgun sequence genome and harbors:
- the LOC111911249 gene encoding uncharacterized protein LOC111911249 — protein: MVSLPSDSQSRRTIIKLIVMASLIFGLYHMGNPFFAHDFKIPQKSKMELKDAEKCKNQCRPQGTDVLPTGILAKTSDLEMRPLWGSDPDNNNSSLPVSLLAIAAGIKQKYLVNKIITKFLENGFVVMVFHYDGIVDQWDDLQWSSRVIHISAANQTKWWFAKRFLHPDIVAEYDYIFLWDEDLDVEHFNPSRYISIVKEEKLDISQPALDPSKSEIHHQITVRRRNSKVHRRYYKFRGGGRCYGNSTGPPCLGWVEMMAPVFSKAAWRCSWYLIQNDLIHGWGIDFQLGYCAQGDRKQKVGVVDAEYIVHLGVPSLGGSNHASKMSITNHVTTKNSTLDTHNILLPSNSSDLPASDERSEVRRQSYNEMRVFWRRWDKAVENDKCWVDPYAN